Proteins encoded in a region of the Paucibacter sediminis genome:
- a CDS encoding site-specific recombinase — protein sequence MAHKASAAWDLTALLNAADPKAALVQRNLWLVRLLEWLRHAPARNEEPAGEDRGTPLPLRRLKHLLNVLERHPEHARSFAAVISGVWAEADALGLFAEVGFAPRMDLWGEFFTRLRERLLPDTADTRDLGELFALLFPAESDEQWLLAIDDELLERVARLFKPEQAARDWREALVSALTVMVSAVRAAGLAGPMRRRMDQALLSDQPFEQLAAAGDAVVAALRTQDHAALAPALQFFRALLARCNQAAATVPDHLEEHGVSVDLMFEVEQLLARSQRIEDLLDCLVSERPQRELLRLVAGLVRVVHERRSIHTLFSRHYSLLARKVAERSAATGEHYITRDRSEYRDMLRRAAGGGLVIVGTTFAKFAVMALGLTAFWAGFWAGANYALSFVIIHLLHWTVATKQPAMTAPAMAHKLQHIATPEGLESFVDEVANLFRSQVAGILGNLLMVAPLVLGVQLLSRALFGGTPVGEHDAHYVLHSLNVLGPSWLFAAFTGVLLFASSLMAGWVENWFVFHRLDSAIAWNPRIIARLGQARAQRWAAWWRANISGLAANVSLGMMLGLVPALLAFFGLPIEVRHITLSTGQLAAAVGNLGLGVMASSPFWLCVIGVLGTGALNLGVSFYLAFKVALRSRGIKLDDQRRVLGAIWQRLRSAPRSFFLPPRP from the coding sequence ATGGCCCACAAGGCATCTGCCGCCTGGGACCTCACCGCGCTGCTCAACGCAGCCGACCCCAAGGCCGCGCTGGTGCAGCGCAATCTCTGGTTGGTGCGCCTGCTCGAATGGCTGCGCCACGCCCCCGCCAGGAACGAGGAGCCCGCCGGCGAGGACCGCGGCACGCCGCTGCCGCTGCGCCGCCTCAAGCATCTGCTGAACGTGCTGGAGCGCCACCCCGAACATGCGCGCAGCTTTGCCGCGGTGATCAGCGGGGTCTGGGCCGAGGCGGATGCGCTGGGCCTGTTTGCCGAGGTGGGCTTCGCCCCGCGCATGGACCTGTGGGGCGAGTTCTTCACGCGCCTGCGCGAGCGCCTGCTGCCCGATACCGCCGACACGCGCGACCTGGGCGAGCTGTTCGCCCTGCTGTTCCCGGCCGAGTCCGACGAGCAATGGCTGCTGGCCATCGACGACGAGCTGCTGGAGCGCGTGGCGCGGCTGTTCAAGCCCGAGCAGGCCGCCCGCGACTGGCGCGAGGCCCTCGTCAGCGCACTCACCGTGATGGTGAGCGCGGTGCGCGCCGCCGGTCTGGCCGGGCCGATGCGCCGCCGCATGGATCAGGCGCTGCTGAGCGACCAGCCCTTCGAGCAGCTGGCCGCGGCCGGCGATGCGGTGGTGGCGGCGCTGCGCACGCAAGACCACGCGGCGCTCGCGCCGGCGCTGCAGTTCTTCCGCGCCCTGCTGGCGCGCTGCAACCAGGCCGCGGCCACCGTGCCCGATCACCTGGAGGAGCATGGCGTCTCGGTGGACCTGATGTTCGAGGTGGAGCAGCTGCTGGCGCGCAGCCAGCGCATCGAGGACCTGCTGGACTGCCTGGTGAGCGAACGGCCGCAGCGCGAGCTGCTGCGCCTGGTGGCGGGCCTGGTGCGCGTGGTGCACGAGCGCCGCAGCATCCACACCCTGTTTTCGCGCCATTACTCGCTGCTGGCGCGCAAGGTGGCCGAGCGCAGCGCCGCGACCGGCGAGCACTACATCACCCGCGACCGCAGCGAGTACCGCGACATGCTGAGGCGCGCCGCCGGCGGCGGCCTGGTAATCGTGGGCACCACCTTCGCCAAGTTCGCGGTGATGGCGCTGGGCCTCACCGCCTTCTGGGCCGGCTTCTGGGCCGGCGCCAATTACGCGCTGAGCTTCGTCATCATCCATCTGCTGCACTGGACCGTGGCCACCAAGCAGCCGGCCATGACGGCGCCGGCGATGGCGCACAAGCTGCAGCACATCGCCACGCCCGAGGGCCTGGAGAGCTTTGTCGACGAGGTGGCGAATCTGTTCCGCTCCCAGGTGGCCGGCATCCTCGGCAATCTGCTGATGGTGGCGCCGCTGGTGCTGGGCGTGCAACTGCTCAGCCGGGCGCTCTTCGGCGGCACGCCGGTGGGCGAGCACGATGCCCATTACGTGCTGCACTCGCTCAACGTGCTGGGCCCCTCCTGGCTGTTCGCCGCCTTCACCGGCGTGCTGCTGTTCGCCAGCAGCCTGATGGCCGGCTGGGTGGAGAACTGGTTCGTGTTCCACCGGCTGGACAGCGCCATCGCCTGGAATCCGCGCATCATCGCGCGCCTGGGCCAGGCGCGTGCGCAGCGCTGGGCGGCCTGGTGGCGCGCCAATATCTCGGGGCTGGCGGCGAATGTCTCGCTGGGCATGATGCTGGGCCTGGTGCCAGCCCTGCTGGCCTTCTTCGGCCTGCCCATCGAGGTGCGCCACATCACCCTTTCCACCGGCCAGCTGGCCGCCGCGGTCGGCAATCTGGGCCTTGGCGTGATGGCGAGCAGCCCCTTCTGGCTGTGCGTGATCGGCGTGCTGGGCACCGGCGCCCTGAACTTGGGCGTGAGCTTCTATCTCGCCTTCAAGGTGGCGCTGCGCTCGCGCGGCATCAAGCTGGACGACCAGCGCCGCGTGCTGGGGGCGATCTGGCAACGCCTGCGCAGCGCCCCGCGCAGCTTCTTCCTGCCGCCCCGGCCTTGA
- the apaG gene encoding Co2+/Mg2+ efflux protein ApaG yields MAHPEFRCSVQVQPLAEQTDAAQDLHAYSYTVTIENSGDIAAQLVARHWQITDARGEVQEVHGLAVVGHQPLLQPGERFQYSSWAQIATKQGSMKGRYLCVTEAAEVFYAEVPEFALADSASLH; encoded by the coding sequence ATGGCACATCCCGAATTCCGTTGCAGCGTGCAAGTGCAGCCCCTGGCCGAGCAGACCGATGCCGCCCAGGATCTCCATGCCTACAGCTACACCGTGACGATAGAGAACAGCGGCGACATCGCCGCCCAGCTGGTGGCCAGGCATTGGCAGATCACCGATGCGCGCGGCGAGGTGCAGGAGGTGCATGGCCTGGCGGTGGTGGGCCACCAGCCGCTGCTGCAGCCGGGCGAGCGCTTCCAGTACAGCTCCTGGGCCCAGATCGCCACCAAGCAGGGCAGCATGAAGGGCCGCTACCTCTGCGTCACCGAGGCGGCCGAGGTGTTCTACGCCGAGGTGCCCGAATTCGCGCTGGCCGACAGCGCCAGCCTGCACTGA
- a CDS encoding DNA-3-methyladenine glycosylase I — protein sequence MSTDETSLYIAPDGGARCRWCEAPGFPAYLHYHDGEWGFPVDNDVRLYEKLCLEGFQSGLSWRTILAKREAFRAAFAGFDFERVAAFGAADVERLLQDAGIVRHRGKIEAAIHNAARAIELRAECGSLAAFFWRYEEAAQPGWRAESERSRALSKDLKKRGWKFVGPTTMYALMQAMGLVNDHHPACVTHGRVLEARRAFRVPT from the coding sequence ATGAGCACCGATGAAACCTCTCTTTACATCGCCCCCGACGGCGGCGCGCGCTGCCGCTGGTGCGAGGCGCCCGGCTTTCCCGCCTATCTGCATTACCACGACGGTGAGTGGGGCTTCCCGGTGGACAACGACGTGCGGCTGTACGAGAAGCTGTGCCTGGAGGGCTTCCAGTCGGGGCTGTCCTGGCGCACCATCCTGGCCAAGCGCGAGGCCTTTCGCGCCGCCTTTGCGGGCTTCGACTTCGAGCGCGTGGCGGCATTTGGCGCGGCCGATGTCGAGCGCCTGCTGCAGGACGCCGGCATCGTGCGCCATCGCGGCAAGATCGAGGCAGCCATCCACAACGCCGCGCGCGCCATCGAGCTGCGCGCCGAATGCGGCAGCCTGGCGGCCTTCTTCTGGCGCTACGAGGAGGCGGCGCAGCCGGGCTGGCGTGCCGAGTCCGAGCGCTCGCGTGCGCTCTCCAAGGACCTCAAGAAGCGTGGCTGGAAGTTCGTCGGGCCCACCACCATGTATGCGCTGATGCAGGCCATGGGCCTGGTGAACGACCATCATCCGGCCTGCGTGACGCATGGCCGCGTGCTTGAGGCGCGGCGTGCCTTCAGGGTGCCCACCTAA
- the rpe gene encoding ribulose-phosphate 3-epimerase, which translates to MSTTYRIAPSILSADFARLGEEVRQVLADGADWIHFDVMDNHYVPNLTFGPMVCEALRKHAVKPDGTPAPIDVHLMVQPVDSLAVAFAKAGADLVSFHPDASTHVDRTLQLIKAEGAQAGLVFNPAEPLDVLEWVIDKVDLILIMSVNPGFGGQSFIPSALKKLEQARRIIEKSGRDIRLEIDGGVKVDNIRSIADAGADTFVAGSAIFGKPDYKAVIDAMRAELAR; encoded by the coding sequence ATGAGCACCACCTACCGCATCGCCCCCAGCATCCTCTCCGCCGACTTTGCCCGCCTGGGCGAGGAGGTGCGCCAGGTGCTGGCCGACGGCGCCGACTGGATCCACTTCGACGTGATGGACAACCATTACGTGCCCAACCTCACCTTCGGGCCGATGGTGTGCGAGGCGCTGCGCAAGCATGCGGTGAAGCCCGACGGCACGCCGGCGCCCATCGACGTGCACCTGATGGTGCAGCCGGTGGACAGCCTGGCGGTGGCCTTTGCCAAGGCCGGCGCCGATCTGGTGAGCTTCCACCCCGATGCCTCCACCCATGTGGACCGCACCCTGCAGCTGATCAAGGCCGAGGGCGCGCAGGCCGGCCTGGTGTTCAACCCGGCCGAGCCGCTGGACGTGCTGGAATGGGTGATCGACAAGGTCGACCTGATCCTCATCATGAGCGTGAACCCGGGCTTCGGCGGCCAGAGCTTCATTCCCTCGGCGCTGAAGAAGCTCGAGCAGGCGCGCCGCATCATCGAGAAGAGCGGCCGCGACATCCGCCTGGAGATCGACGGCGGCGTCAAGGTGGACAACATCCGGAGCATCGCCGATGCCGGCGCCGATACCTTCGTGGCCGGCTCGGCCATCTTCGGCAAGCCCGACTACAAGGCCGTGATCGACGCGATGCGGGCCGAGCTGGCGCGCTGA
- a CDS encoding low molecular weight protein-tyrosine-phosphatase, whose translation MSSILLVCVANICRSPMAEVVFRARAPLLGLGRIESAGVRASPRGNPMDPRALAALAQRQYKAEKKWRSRRVAPADFERFDQILAMDLEVLEALREQCPPPLLARLGLFLEDGAEVPDPYYGSAKGFEHVLNLIEARAEQLARSVLA comes from the coding sequence ATGAGTTCCATCCTCCTCGTCTGCGTGGCCAATATCTGCCGCTCACCCATGGCCGAGGTGGTGTTCAGGGCGCGCGCCCCGCTGCTGGGCCTGGGGCGCATCGAATCGGCCGGCGTGCGGGCCTCGCCGCGCGGCAATCCGATGGACCCGCGCGCGCTCGCCGCGCTGGCGCAGCGCCAGTACAAGGCCGAGAAGAAATGGCGCTCGCGCCGTGTCGCGCCGGCGGACTTCGAGCGCTTCGACCAGATCCTGGCGATGGACCTGGAGGTGCTGGAGGCCTTGCGCGAGCAATGCCCGCCGCCGCTGCTGGCGCGCCTGGGCCTGTTTCTCGAGGACGGCGCCGAGGTGCCCGATCCCTATTACGGCAGCGCCAAGGGTTTTGAGCATGTGCTCAACCTGATCGAAGCGCGGGCCGAGCAGCTGGCCCGCAGCGTGCTGGCTTAG
- a CDS encoding GGDEF domain-containing protein, whose amino-acid sequence MLIRTKLALHLSLQVVLVGAMMAALLHLAMSYKHLGEVQARRLEARELAGEMQKSSDDLTLMARLFVVTREPRYAEYFREISRMRDGLVARPPHDDGFYWDMVLAEPGLRQARGQGRESSLSERIRQAGFAADELALLDAAKRRSDALLAVEEQAIGMVDTRGSAQSLSDEEWRQALELVHGAAYRQAKAEIMRPLREFHQLLEQRLSAQREATEQQISWAIWLAAGVAMVLFLHALLLFYNFDRSVRHPLEVLRRWAQAVRVGRHGSRTKLQDSSEFGELSAVIDEMAESVERSLAELKDEVAKRTRAEEVVRHLANHDALTGLPSLRLLHDRLDRALAHAQRHQQGLALMFVDLNGFKPVNDRYGHESGDVVLKAMAQRLAAGLRDADTVGRVGGDEFLIILPEVASHEAAALVREKLVAALAAPVFLAQHHVAVHVSAAMGIAIFPDDARDMQDLLRAADQDMYKVKAEMQKAPASPG is encoded by the coding sequence ATGCTGATACGCACCAAGCTCGCCCTGCATCTCTCGCTCCAGGTGGTCTTGGTCGGCGCCATGATGGCGGCGCTGCTGCATCTGGCGATGTCCTACAAACACCTGGGCGAGGTGCAGGCGCGCCGCCTGGAGGCGCGCGAGCTGGCCGGCGAGATGCAGAAGTCCTCCGACGATCTGACGCTGATGGCGCGCCTGTTCGTGGTGACGCGCGAGCCCCGCTATGCCGAGTACTTCCGCGAGATCTCGCGCATGCGCGACGGCCTGGTGGCGCGCCCGCCGCATGACGACGGCTTTTACTGGGACATGGTGCTGGCCGAGCCGGGCCTGCGTCAGGCGCGCGGCCAGGGGCGTGAGAGCTCGCTGAGCGAGCGCATCCGCCAGGCCGGGTTCGCCGCCGACGAGCTGGCGCTGCTGGACGCCGCCAAGCGGCGCTCCGACGCGCTGCTGGCGGTGGAGGAGCAGGCCATCGGTATGGTGGACACGCGCGGCTCGGCGCAAAGCCTCAGCGACGAGGAATGGCGCCAGGCGCTGGAGCTGGTGCATGGCGCGGCCTACCGCCAAGCCAAGGCCGAGATCATGCGGCCGTTGCGCGAATTCCATCAGCTGCTGGAGCAGCGCCTGAGCGCGCAGCGCGAGGCCACCGAACAGCAGATCAGCTGGGCCATCTGGCTGGCCGCGGGCGTGGCCATGGTGCTGTTCCTGCATGCGCTGCTGCTGTTCTACAACTTCGACCGCTCGGTGCGGCATCCGCTCGAGGTGCTGCGGCGCTGGGCGCAGGCGGTGCGGGTGGGCCGGCATGGCAGCCGCACCAAGCTGCAGGACAGTTCCGAGTTTGGCGAGCTCTCGGCGGTGATCGACGAGATGGCCGAGTCGGTGGAGCGCAGCCTGGCCGAGCTGAAGGACGAGGTGGCCAAGCGCACGCGCGCCGAGGAGGTGGTGCGGCATCTGGCCAACCACGACGCGCTCACCGGCCTGCCCTCGCTGCGGCTGCTGCACGACCGCCTGGATCGCGCCCTCGCCCATGCCCAGCGGCACCAGCAGGGCCTGGCGCTGATGTTCGTGGACCTGAACGGCTTCAAGCCGGTGAACGACCGCTACGGCCATGAGAGCGGCGACGTGGTGCTGAAGGCGATGGCGCAGCGCCTCGCCGCCGGCCTGCGCGATGCCGACACGGTGGGCCGCGTGGGCGGCGACGAATTCCTCATCATCCTGCCCGAGGTGGCCAGCCATGAGGCCGCGGCCCTGGTGCGCGAGAAGCTGGTGGCGGCGCTGGCCGCGCCGGTGTTCCTGGCTCAGCACCATGTGGCGGTGCATGTCAGCGCCGCCATGGGCATCGCCATCTTCCCCGACGACGCGCGCGACATGCAGGACCTGCTGCGCGCCGCCGATCAGGACATGTACAAGGTCAAGGCCGAGATGCAGAAGGCCCCGGCGAGTCCGGGCTAG
- a CDS encoding efflux RND transporter permease subunit — translation MNLTELFIRRPVMTVLLNIALVIAGLAAWGKIPVAALPSYNTPVINVQASLPGASPETMSSSVALPLEKQFSTIAGVTTISSTNILGSTSLTIEFDPSRNIDAAALDVQAALFRSLRALPAEMTSPPSYRKVNPADAPVLLVALTSPSMNLSDLNDFAENLITPSLSTINGVAQVSIFGQKRYAVRIRVRTEDLNQRNITLEELQAAIKGANANTPVGVLDGSRQTLTIQANKQLKSAREFGTIVVASRNGAPIYLRDVAEVQDSYETVKSFSNFNGERSIVLAVQRQPDANTVQVVDAVKAMLPRFASQLPASVQMTTLNDRSRSIRESLHDVYFTLALTVALVVLVIFIFLRRAVATLIPTLSLPISLIGALTLLFALGYSLDNISLLGITLAVGLVVDDAIVMLENIVRHVEDGMEPFAAAIRGAREMAFTIMSISISLVAVLIPIFFMPGVIGLLFHEFAVVVSLSILVSAGVSLSLVPMLCSRFLKPHHHVQENALGRSFEAGFHAVLGAYTRSLDWALRHRSWILGLALASFAATVWFYNAIPKGFFPEEDIGQIQASTEASEDISFNAMTVLQEQAAALVKSDPAVASVAAAVGQGGGGGNASNTGRMFINLKPRGERPPMPQVLESLRKKLRGLPGIAVYLRPVQNLQLGGRQSKSRYQYTLQSVAAGELNQWAVKLQEKLRGDALFRDVTSDSQLRGLEANLIIDRERAAMLGVQMQDLRSALYDAFGERQISSIYAESNTYQVIMEASEGDRLSEDAFNKIYLRGKNNAQVPLTAFATVRRGLGPTAINHQGQLQAITLSFNLAPDVPLGDATARLDGYVKELRFPASVITSYGGDAAVFQDSQGGQLLLIALALAVIYVLLGVLYESYIHPITILAGLPSAAVGALLTLQLFSVELTVIATIGIVMLIGIVKKNAIMMIDFALDAQRNGGMSPQAAIREACILRFRPIMMTTLAALMGALPIALGLGAGAELRQPLGLAVVGGLIVSQAVTLYITPVIYLALDRYSGKGPDMREVKATRMTEHAAG, via the coding sequence ATGAATCTCACCGAGCTCTTCATCCGGCGGCCGGTGATGACCGTGCTGCTGAACATCGCGCTGGTGATCGCCGGCCTGGCCGCCTGGGGCAAGATCCCGGTGGCCGCCCTGCCCTCCTACAACACGCCGGTCATCAATGTGCAGGCCAGCCTGCCAGGCGCCAGCCCCGAGACCATGTCGTCCTCGGTGGCGCTGCCGCTGGAGAAGCAGTTCTCCACCATCGCCGGCGTGACGACGATCTCGTCCACCAACATCCTCGGCTCGACCTCGCTGACGATCGAGTTCGACCCCTCGCGCAATATCGATGCCGCGGCGCTGGACGTGCAGGCGGCGCTGTTCCGCTCGCTGCGCGCGCTGCCGGCCGAGATGACCTCGCCGCCCTCCTACCGCAAGGTGAATCCGGCCGATGCGCCGGTGCTGCTGGTGGCGCTGACCTCGCCTTCGATGAATCTCTCGGACCTGAACGACTTTGCCGAGAACCTCATCACCCCCAGCCTCTCCACCATCAACGGCGTGGCCCAGGTCTCGATCTTCGGCCAGAAGCGCTATGCGGTGCGCATCCGCGTGCGCACCGAGGACCTGAACCAGCGCAACATCACGCTGGAGGAGCTGCAGGCCGCCATCAAGGGCGCGAATGCGAACACCCCGGTAGGCGTGCTGGACGGCTCGCGCCAGACCCTCACCATCCAGGCCAACAAGCAGCTCAAGAGCGCGCGCGAGTTCGGCACCATCGTGGTGGCCTCGCGCAATGGCGCGCCCATCTACCTGCGCGACGTGGCCGAAGTGCAGGACAGCTACGAGACCGTCAAGTCCTTCAGCAACTTCAACGGCGAGCGCTCCATCGTGCTGGCGGTGCAGCGCCAGCCCGACGCCAACACGGTGCAGGTGGTGGACGCGGTGAAGGCGATGCTGCCGCGCTTTGCCAGCCAGCTGCCCGCGTCGGTGCAGATGACCACGCTGAACGACCGCTCGCGTTCGATCCGCGAGTCGCTGCACGACGTCTATTTCACGCTCGCGCTGACGGTGGCCCTGGTGGTGCTGGTGATCTTCATCTTCCTGCGCCGCGCCGTCGCCACGCTGATCCCCACGCTGTCGCTGCCGATCTCGCTGATCGGCGCCCTCACCCTGCTGTTCGCGCTGGGCTACAGCCTCGACAACATCTCGCTGCTGGGCATCACGCTGGCGGTGGGCCTGGTGGTGGACGATGCCATCGTGATGCTGGAGAACATCGTGCGCCATGTGGAGGACGGCATGGAGCCCTTCGCCGCGGCGATACGCGGCGCGCGCGAAATGGCCTTCACCATCATGTCGATCTCGATCTCGCTGGTGGCGGTGCTGATCCCGATCTTCTTCATGCCGGGGGTGATCGGCCTGCTGTTCCATGAGTTCGCGGTGGTGGTGTCGCTCTCCATCCTGGTCTCGGCCGGCGTCTCGCTGAGCCTGGTGCCGATGCTGTGCAGCCGCTTCCTCAAGCCGCACCACCATGTGCAGGAGAACGCGCTGGGGCGCAGCTTCGAGGCCGGCTTCCATGCGGTGCTGGGCGCCTACACGCGCAGCCTCGACTGGGCGCTGCGCCACCGCAGCTGGATCCTGGGCCTAGCGCTGGCCAGCTTTGCCGCCACCGTCTGGTTCTACAACGCCATCCCCAAGGGCTTCTTCCCCGAGGAAGACATCGGCCAGATCCAGGCCAGCACCGAGGCCAGCGAGGACATCAGCTTCAACGCCATGACGGTGCTGCAGGAGCAGGCGGCCGCGCTGGTGAAGTCCGACCCCGCGGTGGCCAGTGTGGCGGCCGCGGTGGGCCAGGGCGGTGGCGGCGGCAACGCCAGCAACACCGGCCGCATGTTCATCAACCTGAAGCCGCGCGGCGAGCGCCCGCCCATGCCCCAGGTGCTGGAGAGCCTGCGCAAGAAGCTGCGCGGCCTGCCCGGCATCGCCGTCTACCTGCGCCCGGTGCAGAACCTGCAGCTGGGCGGCCGCCAGAGCAAGAGCCGCTACCAGTACACCTTGCAGTCGGTGGCCGCGGGCGAGCTCAACCAATGGGCGGTCAAGCTGCAGGAAAAGCTGCGCGGCGACGCGCTGTTCCGCGACGTCACCAGCGACTCGCAGCTGCGCGGCCTGGAGGCCAACCTCATCATCGACCGCGAGCGCGCCGCCATGCTGGGCGTGCAGATGCAGGACCTGCGCAGCGCGCTCTACGACGCCTTCGGCGAGCGCCAGATCTCCAGCATCTACGCCGAGAGCAACACCTACCAGGTGATCATGGAGGCCAGCGAGGGCGACCGCCTCAGCGAGGACGCCTTCAACAAGATCTATCTGCGCGGCAAGAACAACGCCCAGGTGCCGCTCACCGCCTTTGCCACGGTGCGGCGCGGCCTCGGGCCCACCGCCATCAACCACCAGGGCCAGTTGCAGGCGATCACGCTGTCCTTCAACCTGGCGCCCGATGTGCCGCTGGGCGACGCCACCGCCAGGCTGGATGGTTATGTGAAGGAGCTGCGCTTCCCGGCCAGCGTGATCACCAGCTATGGCGGCGATGCGGCGGTGTTCCAGGACTCGCAGGGTGGCCAGCTGCTGCTGATCGCACTGGCACTGGCGGTCATCTATGTGCTGCTGGGCGTGCTCTACGAGAGCTATATCCACCCCATCACCATCCTGGCCGGCCTGCCCTCGGCGGCGGTGGGCGCGCTGCTGACGCTGCAGCTCTTCAGCGTCGAGCTGACGGTGATTGCCACCATCGGCATCGTGATGCTGATCGGCATCGTGAAGAAGAACGCCATCATGATGATCGACTTCGCGCTGGACGCGCAGCGCAATGGCGGCATGAGCCCGCAGGCCGCCATCCGCGAGGCCTGCATCCTGCGCTTCCGCCCCATCATGATGACCACGCTGGCGGCGCTGATGGGCGCCCTGCCGATCGCGCTGGGCCTGGGCGCCGGCGCCGAGCTGCGCCAGCCCCTCGGCCTGGCGGTGGTGGGCGGCCTGATCGTCTCGCAGGCGGTGACGCTCTACATCACGCCGGTGATCTATCTGGCGCTGGACCGCTACAGCGGCAAGGGGCCGGACATGCGCGAGGTCAAGGCCACGCGCATGACCGAGCATGCAGCGGGTTAG
- a CDS encoding efflux RND transporter periplasmic adaptor subunit translates to MRSSKSIALTALVLAIAAGGWWWKQQQAGGGAKDGTAAPAASAASGAGKGAAPQAVGVVKALRQDVPVTLEASGTVTALSNVDLRAQTTSTVREVLVKDGQTVRKGALLFRFDDRADRANLEKARAQAARSRASMADLERQYQRARELLAQNFVAQNAVDTALANLEGQRAQLQADEAALQSAQVALSYNEVRAPLSGRAGIVSVVAGSLVQASAAAVPLVSIAQINPIGVSFNVPETQLAPLLAATRQGKGETAALEAQVLMPGAARSGAPEAKVLGRVSFVDNLVDASTGTIKVRADFENAGETLWPGQYVRIRMTLRSIKDAVVIPQAAIILRGNERSVYVVDADKTAQLKPVQLRYPFGELAVVEGIDAGATVVLDGKQNLRPGTPVKEQAAAVNPAAPAKKASDAASGAKA, encoded by the coding sequence ATGCGCAGCAGCAAGTCCATCGCCCTCACCGCCCTTGTCCTAGCCATCGCCGCCGGCGGCTGGTGGTGGAAACAACAGCAGGCGGGCGGGGGGGCGAAGGACGGCACGGCCGCGCCGGCGGCTTCCGCGGCGTCCGGCGCCGGCAAGGGCGCCGCCCCGCAGGCCGTGGGCGTGGTGAAGGCCCTGCGCCAGGACGTGCCCGTGACCCTGGAGGCCAGCGGCACGGTCACCGCGCTCAGCAATGTGGACCTGCGCGCCCAGACCACCAGCACCGTGCGCGAGGTGCTGGTGAAGGACGGCCAGACGGTGCGCAAGGGCGCGCTGCTGTTCCGCTTCGACGACCGCGCCGACCGCGCCAACCTCGAGAAGGCGCGTGCTCAGGCGGCGCGCAGCCGCGCCAGCATGGCCGACCTGGAGCGCCAGTACCAGCGCGCCCGCGAGCTGCTGGCGCAGAACTTCGTGGCGCAGAACGCGGTCGATACCGCGCTGGCCAATCTGGAAGGCCAGCGCGCCCAGCTGCAGGCCGACGAGGCCGCGCTGCAGTCGGCCCAGGTGGCGCTCAGCTACAACGAGGTGCGCGCGCCGCTGTCCGGCCGCGCCGGCATCGTCAGCGTGGTGGCGGGCAGCCTGGTGCAGGCCAGCGCGGCCGCCGTGCCGCTGGTGAGCATCGCGCAGATCAACCCCATCGGCGTGAGCTTCAACGTGCCCGAGACCCAGCTCGCGCCGCTGCTGGCCGCCACCCGCCAGGGCAAGGGCGAGACGGCGGCCCTGGAGGCCCAGGTGCTGATGCCCGGTGCGGCGCGCAGCGGCGCGCCCGAGGCCAAGGTGCTGGGGCGCGTCAGCTTTGTGGACAACCTGGTCGACGCCAGCACCGGCACGATCAAGGTGCGCGCCGACTTCGAGAACGCCGGCGAGACGCTCTGGCCCGGCCAGTATGTGCGCATCCGCATGACGCTGCGCAGCATCAAGGACGCAGTGGTGATCCCGCAGGCCGCCATCATCCTGCGCGGCAACGAGCGCTCGGTCTATGTGGTGGATGCCGACAAGACCGCGCAACTCAAGCCGGTACAGCTGCGCTACCCCTTCGGCGAGCTGGCGGTGGTGGAAGGCATTGACGCCGGCGCCACCGTGGTGCTGGACGGCAAGCAGAACCTGCGCCCGGGCACGCCGGTGAAGGAGCAGGCGGCGGCGGTGAATCCCGCGGCCCCGGCCAAGAAGGCCTCCGATGCCGCGTCCGGAGCCAAGGCATGA